GAGCATACCTGCAACGCGACCGGTTGCATGAAACGTCTGTTGCTATGGACGAGATGAATAGCGCTATTGGCGAGGTCTCACATGGAGCTATCGAAGCGGCTGTGAGTGTAGAGCAGGCCAAAGGAGTTGCTGAAGATTCCGCTGAAGTTGTGGTGAAGTCGAAAAACGCCATCACCAAGGTGAATGACGTCGCATTGACTTTAAAAAGGGATATGGCCCAGCTTGGCGAGCGCGCCCAGATGATTGATCAAGTCATCAATCTTATTAATGATATTGCCGACCAGACAAACTTGTTGGCTCTGAATGCCGCTATTGAAGCAGCCAGAGCAGGTGAAGCCGGGCGTGGATTTGCCGTTGTTGCTGACGAGGTACGAAAACTTGCTGAAAAAACCATGTCGGCGACGCGTGAGGTCAGTTCAAGTATTACGGCTATTCAGGAGGCTGTTGCCGCGAATGTCGGTTTGATGGATAAAACGGTCGAGTTGGTAAATGATGCCTCGGAGTTGGCTGGACGTTCCGGAGACGCGGCTCGAGATATTTTGCTTCATGCCGAAAATAATGCCTCAAAAATTGCAGATATGGCTGCTGCTACCGAAGAGCAAACGGCCTCTGCCGCCGGTATAACAAAGCGATAAACGAAGTTCGTGAGGTGGCCGTCGAGATAGCGGAGAATGTTCACGAAACAAGTGAAAGTATCGGTGAACTGGGTGAATTGGCCGTTCAGCTTGGAGAGCTTATTTGCGATATGAAAACATCGGGGGACGACTCCCTCGTGACCTGGAACAGCACCTTGGGTGTTGGTGTGCGGCAAATCGATGAGCAACACATGGTACTTGTTGAACTGCTGAACTCTCTGTATGCCGCTATGAAGTCAGGGCAGGGGGAGGCCGTCTTGTCCGGACTGTTGGACGACCTGGTTCAGTATACGGTCTACCATTTTGATACGGAAGAGAAGCTCATGGACCGCTATAGCTACCCTGATAAGCCGGCGCACCGCAAAGAGCATGAGGCGCTGAAGAAACAGGTTGCAGACTTCGTCGAGCAATTCAAAAGTGGAAAAGTTCCCATGTCGAATGATATTCTTCATTTTCTGAAAAGTTGGGTTGTGAACCATATTAAACGATCCGACAAAAGATATGGTCCTTTTTTCAATCAAAAAGGACTTGTATAAAACTTTTCACCGCTTTGGTGGAGGGCTCGAAAGAGCCCTTTTTTACTGGAATACTCACATGATATTGTTAAAAATGTCTCTTGGTTTCATTGACAAGCCTTGTGTCACTTTTCTTGTGAAAAAAGAACTGGACAAGGCGGAGTGAAGGCATTACAGCTCGTTTTGTACCGATTGGTTGGCTGACCAACCAATCGGTAGGCGCAACCCAAACCAACCAAGAGAGTACACATGTTGACGGGAATGGATACAACCCATGAACGGGTTTTACCGATGGCCCGGATTTTTCATGGTGAAAGCCCGACGTATGCTGAGCCTGTTGATGCGGTATTGAAAACCTGTGAAGACAAGCCAGGGCCATTTTGCCATTATTTCAAGTCCAAAGACATCGCATTTGAGGCGTAGAGCGGTGCGTTGGCCTATGAAGTTTCAGACGATGAACGATAGAATATTAATTTATTCAGGCGTTGCGATTGATGCTGGTGTGGCGCACCAGGAACAATCACAATGTGTTATACGCCTTTTTCAAAAGCAAACGTGACTGCAAAAAAGACTGGACACAGTTTGGTTGACCAACTAAACTGTGTCCAGGTTGATTGTTTAAGTGAGGTCGCTTCGTGCTGCCGGCGTTCCCCCGACGCTTGAGCTTGGCAATCAATCACACTCCACGCAGCCGCACATTACCTCCCTTCGGTGATGGCGACATCCCCCCTAAAGGCTTATGGTCCCCCACCATAAGCCTTTCTTTTTCTCGCGTGGGTTTTGTCAGAACACTGCGATTTATTTGTGCTTTTGACGATTCAACTGGACATTGATCGTT
This genomic window from Desulfovibrio inopinatus DSM 10711 contains:
- a CDS encoding methyl-accepting chemotaxis protein; amino-acid sequence: MQHQVSIVIIQGLVALGALASTIVSVVNQGVNIASIISLGVTLLAFFEIFIVHRVVFSPVHSVISLFKKDETRSISDIRVRIKEYIDEIQSLKLYAQQCKSDLDDFVQKADDAVHQAEAASQMAETSRIEGMMDAASRLESVVQRISMTSEHVSSHMARIMDGAYLQRDRLHETSVAMDEMNSAIGEVSHGAIEAAVSVEQAKGVAEDSAEVVVKSKNAITKVNDVALTLKRDMAQLGERAQMIDQVINLINDIADQTNLLALNAAIEAARAGEAGRGFAVVADEVRKLAEKTMSATREVSSSITAIQEAVAANVGLMDKTVELVNDASELAGRSGDAARDILLHAENNASKIADMAAATEEQTASAAGITKR
- a CDS encoding bacteriohemerythrin; translation: MAVEIAENVHETSESIGELGELAVQLGELICDMKTSGDDSLVTWNSTLGVGVRQIDEQHMVLVELLNSLYAAMKSGQGEAVLSGLLDDLVQYTVYHFDTEEKLMDRYSYPDKPAHRKEHEALKKQVADFVEQFKSGKVPMSNDILHFLKSWVVNHIKRSDKRYGPFFNQKGLV